A stretch of DNA from Mesomycoplasma lagogenitalium:
ATCTTCATATGAATATTTTGAAAAATTTTATTTTAATGATGCACTAACAGTTGTTAAAGAAACTAATTCAGATGAAGAAGAAGGATATAATGTTTTATTAAATAAAAACGGTGAAATTTTAAAAGATGATCCGCTATTAGAAAACATTTTAACTGAAACAACTTCTAATTACTCAAAATTAGCTAAAAATATATATAAATCTCAGCAAAAAACTCAAACAATTTATGGTTTAGAGCCTGATGAAAATACTTTAAAAGAAGAAATTTATGAAATTAATTATAAATTCATTGCACCAGTAGGTGAAAGCTTGAATTCAGAAATTAAAACAAAATACATAATTACAACAAAAAGTTAAAAATAAAACCAAAAAATGGCTTTATTTTATTTTTTTAAATATTTCTTTTTTTTCAATGAAAAAATTAAAAAAATAGTAAAATTTATAAGTATATAAACCTTATATAAAAATTAAGTCTAATAAGGAGAAAACGGTGAATATAACAGATAAAAGATCAAAAATTATAGCAACAATTGGTCCTTCAACTCAGGACTATGAATTATTAAAAAAATTAGTTGAAAATGGTGTAACAACTATTAGAGCTAATTTTTCTCATGGTGATTTTGAAGAGCAAAATGCTAAATTCGAAAATGCTAAAAGAGTTTCTAAAGAACTAGGAATTCCAGTTTCTATTTTACTTGATACTAAAGGTCCAGAAATTAGAGTAGGAAAAATGACTGATGGTGCACAAGTTATTGAAGCAAATTCAGAAGTTACAATTTGAACAAGCGCAGAAGCTTTTGCTAATTTTTACGGAACAAAAACCGAATTTTCTGTTTCATATGAAATGGATAGAGATTTACAAGTTGGTGATAGAGTTCTATTTGATGATGGAAAATTACAATCAGTTGTTGAATCAGTGGAAGAAGGGAAGGTTGTAGTTAGAGTAACTAACTCTCATAAACTAAAATCAAATAAAAGAATTAATTTACCAGGTGTTGAATTTTCATTACCATTTTTAGCTGAAAAAGATATTAATGATGTTAAATTCGGAATTGAAAAAGGTGTTAATTACATAGCGGCTTCATTTGTAAATTCTGCAGCTAATGTTCATGAATTAAGACAATTATTAAATGAAAATGGTGGTTCACACATTCAAATTATTTCTAAAATTGAATCCCATGTAGGAATTGAAAGAATTGATGAAATTATAGAAGCATCTGATGGTATTATGATTGCTAGAGGGGATTTAGGATTAGAAATTCCTTATCAAGATGTGCCATATCATGAAAAAAATATTATTAGAAAATGTAGATTAGCTGGAAAACCAGTAATTGTAGCAACACAAATGCTTGATTCAATGGAAAATTCTCCACAACCAACAAGAGCAGAAGTTACTGATGTTTATTGAGCGGTTGAACTTGGTGCTGATGCAACAATGTTATCTGGTGAATCTGCACAAGGAAATTTCCCACTTGAATCAGTTCAAGTTATGGCAACAATCAGCAAAAGAGCGGAATCAGAATTTTATAATAAACTATTTTACAAAGTTCAACTAGCAACAATTACTAATACATCAGTTGGTAAAAGAGCATTAATCGCTCATAAATTAGCACATTTGACAATGGATGAAAATATTAAATATGCTATTGTTTTATCAAGAACAGGTGAGTTATTAAAAATGGTTGCTAAATTTAGACCAAATACAGCAATTATTGGTATTTTAGAAAACGAAAAAATGATTGGCGGATTCGGGGTAACATCATCAGTATTTACTTCATTAAATTCACTTTCATTATTTGAAGAAATTAAGCAAGATCCTCTTAAAGCAAAAGAAGCATTAATACCATATGGGGCTGTTGAGGGTGATAATTTTGTTGTTGTTGAAAACGATAAAATTGAAAAATATACATTTTAAAATGTATTTTAAAACTACTAAATGACATACATTTGGCTAAAATGTATGTTTTTTTTATTATTTTTTTTAAAAAAATAAATATATTTCGTTTTTTCTTGCTATAAAAAAAAAAAAAAAAAAGTATAATCTTTAATATCTATTAATAACTACCGAGGGAGATTAATATGAAGCATTTTTTAAAAAAATCTAAAAATAGAAAGATGATTGGAACAATTGCTATTGCTGCTGTTGTGCCAGCATCTGTTTCATCATTACTTTATTTTGCTACTACAAGTAGCGAAAATAGTGTTGATAAATCGAAATTACTTAAAGATAATACAATTAAGTTAAATGCTAAAAATAATTTAGATTTTAGTGATGGTTTTATCTCTAGCCGTGATAATAATCAGCAGGAAATTAAAAAGGAAGAAAAAGTTGAAGATAATAAACAAATTAATGTTGAAAAGCCGGTAGAAAAAGAGGAAGTGCAAAAACCAGAGGAAAAGAAAGAAACACTAGTTAAAGAAACCGCTCCAAGTCCTAAATTCGAAGAAGTTCAACCAGAAGAACTAACTCCTCCACCTCCTGTTTTAGAAACTGCTCCAACACCCGAGCCCACTCCTGAACCTAAACCAAATCCTTCGCCTAATTTAGGTGATGGAAACATTGAGTATTTAAAATTTGGTAATTTAACTGTTAAGGCAATTGTAAAAAGACCGAAAGAAAGAGTTCAAAGTCAAAATGACATTGACAAAGGAATTACTAATAGAGAAGAGTATCGTGCTCAAGTTATTTCTGAAGTTGTTTCAATTGAAGTTACAGAAGAAGTTATTAAACAAAATACTGCCAATTCAGTAAAAGGACTTTCTATTTTAACAGCAGGAGCTTGACAAAATACTTTAAATGAGTATAAGAAAATGAAACCTGAGGATCTAAAAGACTTTTTAAAAGTTCAACAATTTTATTGACCATATTTATTGCAAAAATATAAAAGACTATTACAAAATGGTGATAAGGTTTATGAATTTTTAACTGATGAGGGTAAAAAAATTTATTATAGTGAATTAAAACCAATTAAGGAAGATGAAGTAAGATGAGCTAAAATAATTGCTTATATTGATCAAAGTAAATTTACAACTTTAAGACCTGAAGTATTAGAGTTTTTAGCTGAAGGAAAAGTTATTGAACCTGATAATCAAAATATTTATGTTGACGAAAATGGAAATTTAGGTTCTTGATCATATTCGCCATTGTTAAACACAGTTCAAGCACGTTTAATTAAAGATAATTCAGAAAAAAGGGTTTTTGGTAATTCTGGTTACAGAGGAAGATATCCAGCTAATATCGGAAAGGGTGTTTATGATGGTTGAACCGCTAAGGACATTACTTCTGATCAAAGATTTCAGAATTATAACATTTCAAAAGCTGACGGATTTACAATTAGCGAATTAACTAGAAATGAACCAATTGAAGGAAAAAGAAATCAAGGAATAGTTGTTGAAATTGATATGGCAAATGCTTCTGGATATGCAAAAACATTGAAATTTATAAAACAAGCTAAAGAAAATAATTTAGAAATTACTACATATAGATTTAGAAATATCGGTTCAAAAGATGCAAATCAAAGATTTTATGAAATTTTTAAAGAACTGCCTGAGCATTTACCACAACTAGAACTATTTTTTGAAAGTAAAAATACTTCAGCATTAATTGCTCTTGAAAATAAAAAAATTGACGAACTTTCACTTTTATCTACAGGAGATCAATTATCTGATCAATGAAGTATTAACCCTTGAGCTTTAAAAAATGTTGCTTGAGTTAATACAGTTGATTATACATCGGGTGTAAATTATGGAAAACCAGTTCCTGGAAGAATTGTTTTCGATTCACTTGCATTTGAAGAATCGGATGTTGGCGCTAACAAAAATCTTGATAGAATAAATGCCGGTTTAAGAATGGCATATTGAGTTAGAAATAATGAAGGAATTTTCCAAGGTTCATTTGGTGGTGGTGTTAATCCAGATTATGAAGAAAAGGGAAATAGTTATCCAATTGGAATTGATTTAAGTAGAGTTCCTTCGTTAAAAACATTAAGAGGATTACAATTTAATGACATTGAAAAACCTCAAAATGGTTCAAGAAAATTAAAAAGAATTGTGTTATTTAATTCAGGTGGAACATATGAATTAGATACAGATGAATTAAATAATGCTCAATTTACTGTCTTAGATACTACTATGCCACAGATGCCAAGAAGTAAAATAATATTTAGTAATGGTTCTGAAACTAAAAAAATTAAAATTGTTTCAACTAAGCAAACCAAAACAATTAATAGTGAAGGAATTAGGAATTTAGATATTTTATTAAATTTTAATGATGGGAATTTTGGATCAAATACTGTTTTTCTAGTTAATAAAGGAGATAGCGCCCTTTATAATCAACTAAAAAGTCTTGGTAAAAATGTTCAATATGATACATCAGATAGTGCTATAGATTTTCTATAGGAAAGGAAAAAATGAAAAAAACAAAGAAATTTTTGCTATTAAATAGTACAATTTTACTTCCCATTCCACTTTTGCTTTCTTGTAATGAAAGTAAAAGCAATGAAAAAGCTTCTGAAATTTTTGAAGATAAAGAAAAATCTGATACTAAAAAATTAAGTGAAATAATAGAAAAAATTACTATTAAAGATGATTCTTGAAAATTTAGTAATTCATTTGGAATACCAGTTCCTAAAAGTGAAACTTATTTTACTGAATTAAATTTAGCAACATCAAAAATGGAATATCAATTAGAGGGAGAAAATTCTGATAAAATCGATAGTAAAATAATCGCTTTAATCCCAGAAAGAGAAAAAGAAAATAATTTAAATGTTTCTAATCTTCATGGTAAAGGAACATTTACGTTAGAATTTTGATTAAAAGATAATCCACAAGTTAAAATAACTAAAAATTATCTTGTTGAAGGTTTTAATCATAATCCGTTTAATACCGATAGTTCAGGAAGCATTCCGATTGAAAATGTTCAAGAACTTCAAGAGAATACTTTAGAAAAATATATAAAAGCAAATCAATTACAAAGATTTGAAAGCGATAATAAAGATTATGTTGAAACACTAAAAAGACAATTTACTTTCGATAAGCCATTTGATATTAACGATATAAGAACAGAATTAAAAATAAGCGAAGAAGAAAAGAAAAAATATGATGAACTAGCTAAAGAAGCAAAAATCGATTCATATGATGATGCTAAATTAAAGGGATTTACTTTACCAACATATAAAGAAGGTAAAGTTGAAGGTCTTTTATTAAATGATCGTCCAGAAGTTGTAAAAGGCCCATCTTGAGTTGATGCAGTAGGAAGAGATCAATGACAAATTAAAGGAGTTCCAAGATATTTAGTAAATCAAAAATGAAAAGATGCAGCATTGCAAACATTCCAAGTTCTTTTTACTAACACATTATCTGAAGAGGAAAAAACATCAACTTCAACTTCAGGAACAATGTGAATTATGGACTTTGAAAAACCTGAAAATGGAAAATATCCAACTAAATGATATTTTGGAACCAATGTCCATGTTGCAGAAGCTATTACTAATAAAACAAGAAGTTTTTCAATCGCTAGATTAAATAAAGATGCTGGAATTAGAACTAAATTTAAAGTAGTTGGTT
This window harbors:
- the mip gene encoding Ig-specific serine endopeptidase MIP produces the protein MKKTKKFLLLNSTILLPIPLLLSCNESKSNEKASEIFEDKEKSDTKKLSEIIEKITIKDDSWKFSNSFGIPVPKSETYFTELNLATSKMEYQLEGENSDKIDSKIIALIPEREKENNLNVSNLHGKGTFTLEFWLKDNPQVKITKNYLVEGFNHNPFNTDSSGSIPIENVQELQENTLEKYIKANQLQRFESDNKDYVETLKRQFTFDKPFDINDIRTELKISEEEKKKYDELAKEAKIDSYDDAKLKGFTLPTYKEGKVEGLLLNDRPEVVKGPSWVDAVGRDQWQIKGVPRYLVNQKWKDAALQTFQVLFTNTLSEEEKTSTSTSGTMWIMDFEKPENGKYPTKWYFGTNVHVAEAITNKTRSFSIARLNKDAGIRTKFKVVGFDENFTRFTFQNNLGDPMIKTIYSGKDYLNSKPSDFLATEQKEKFKDNEEFVDFAVIEIDFSKPAKESISADVAKSSKHYEWADKFKTENREDLVKLITNDYATETDKHIKFLKTSYLKNYSQIDRPLNKNETYNGDDLYIVGYPASKSDYLLDMYADADQIEAGKYGMEFSLWTNADRKFYDAIKVDPVTNNFINFSEKEINQGNYLSYQIGYRTYTDKPGVTDEFYAVHRLGKDLHTAPDGTKFIASGLAYLPKHYAPGGGASGSSVRNQNNELVAVYHAANSTARTGLAVAFRSEGYDYKGALGTYNLPQYDLIYGGGKDQKTSYRQALLSQYQSNSSFKTNLFPNGVNEIPEEFKFTNETQKEQNGNSTPSAS
- a CDS encoding putative immunoglobulin-blocking virulence protein, translated to MKHFLKKSKNRKMIGTIAIAAVVPASVSSLLYFATTSSENSVDKSKLLKDNTIKLNAKNNLDFSDGFISSRDNNQQEIKKEEKVEDNKQINVEKPVEKEEVQKPEEKKETLVKETAPSPKFEEVQPEELTPPPPVLETAPTPEPTPEPKPNPSPNLGDGNIEYLKFGNLTVKAIVKRPKERVQSQNDIDKGITNREEYRAQVISEVVSIEVTEEVIKQNTANSVKGLSILTAGAWQNTLNEYKKMKPEDLKDFLKVQQFYWPYLLQKYKRLLQNGDKVYEFLTDEGKKIYYSELKPIKEDEVRWAKIIAYIDQSKFTTLRPEVLEFLAEGKVIEPDNQNIYVDENGNLGSWSYSPLLNTVQARLIKDNSEKRVFGNSGYRGRYPANIGKGVYDGWTAKDITSDQRFQNYNISKADGFTISELTRNEPIEGKRNQGIVVEIDMANASGYAKTLKFIKQAKENNLEITTYRFRNIGSKDANQRFYEIFKELPEHLPQLELFFESKNTSALIALENKKIDELSLLSTGDQLSDQWSINPWALKNVAWVNTVDYTSGVNYGKPVPGRIVFDSLAFEESDVGANKNLDRINAGLRMAYWVRNNEGIFQGSFGGGVNPDYEEKGNSYPIGIDLSRVPSLKTLRGLQFNDIEKPQNGSRKLKRIVLFNSGGTYELDTDELNNAQFTVLDTTMPQMPRSKIIFSNGSETKKIKIVSTKQTKTINSEGIRNLDILLNFNDGNFGSNTVFLVNKGDSALYNQLKSLGKNVQYDTSDSAIDFL
- the pyk gene encoding pyruvate kinase; this translates as MNITDKRSKIIATIGPSTQDYELLKKLVENGVTTIRANFSHGDFEEQNAKFENAKRVSKELGIPVSILLDTKGPEIRVGKMTDGAQVIEANSEVTIWTSAEAFANFYGTKTEFSVSYEMDRDLQVGDRVLFDDGKLQSVVESVEEGKVVVRVTNSHKLKSNKRINLPGVEFSLPFLAEKDINDVKFGIEKGVNYIAASFVNSAANVHELRQLLNENGGSHIQIISKIESHVGIERIDEIIEASDGIMIARGDLGLEIPYQDVPYHEKNIIRKCRLAGKPVIVATQMLDSMENSPQPTRAEVTDVYWAVELGADATMLSGESAQGNFPLESVQVMATISKRAESEFYNKLFYKVQLATITNTSVGKRALIAHKLAHLTMDENIKYAIVLSRTGELLKMVAKFRPNTAIIGILENEKMIGGFGVTSSVFTSLNSLSLFEEIKQDPLKAKEALIPYGAVEGDNFVVVENDKIEKYTF